The proteins below come from a single Gemmatimonadales bacterium genomic window:
- a CDS encoding YiiX/YebB-like N1pC/P60 family cysteine hydrolase: MSDRFGRVLAGYLTRPSRHPYQVTSSAPDAITATLKAGDILLIEGDTRIAVAIKYLTQSSWSHAALCIANPDPVEKGRDSILLEADVNTGVRIVPLEMYAGLHTRICRPVGLSPDEIHQVVDYAMQRVGNQYDMKHFWDLARYLLPTPPVPTRWRRRMVALGSGDPTRAICSTLIAEAFRSIDYPILPEVVLSRNSDLAAEHSYAEMMHIQEHGLYMPRDFDVSPYFQIVKPTLTLGFDPHTRRPLGGTATTEEA; this comes from the coding sequence ATGTCCGACCGCTTCGGCCGCGTCCTCGCCGGATATCTCACCCGGCCCTCCAGGCATCCGTACCAGGTCACCTCCTCGGCTCCCGACGCAATCACCGCGACGCTCAAGGCCGGCGACATCCTCCTGATCGAAGGCGACACCCGGATCGCCGTCGCGATCAAGTACCTGACGCAATCGAGCTGGTCGCACGCGGCGCTCTGCATCGCCAACCCCGATCCGGTCGAGAAGGGTCGCGACAGCATCCTCCTCGAGGCCGACGTCAACACCGGGGTGCGCATCGTTCCGCTCGAGATGTACGCCGGCCTCCACACCCGGATCTGCCGTCCGGTCGGACTGTCGCCCGACGAGATCCATCAGGTGGTCGACTACGCGATGCAGCGGGTCGGTAACCAGTACGACATGAAGCACTTCTGGGACCTGGCGCGCTACCTCCTTCCGACACCGCCGGTCCCGACGCGCTGGCGGCGGCGCATGGTTGCCCTCGGCAGCGGCGATCCGACCCGCGCAATCTGTTCCACGCTGATTGCCGAAGCGTTCCGCAGTATCGACTATCCGATCCTCCCCGAGGTGGTCCTCTCGCGCAACAGCGATCTCGCCGCCGAACATAGTTACGCCGAGATGATGCACATTCAGGAACACGGGCTGTACATGCCGCGCGACTTCGACGTCTCGCCGTATTTTCAGATCGTCAAGCCGACGCTGACCCTCGGCTTCGACCCGCACACGCGCCGTCCCCTCGGCGGAACCGCAACGACGGAGGAAGCGTGA
- a CDS encoding aminopeptidase P N-terminal domain-containing protein, translating to MNLPNRRLAVAAMLFTASLASLAPLGTGRLAAQLPAADHAAKRQTVIDAMTSDGILFVEGSGNPTREDQDFMQSQNFQALTGVLQPGSALIIWKKGGTVGQRIVVPPKPAYAWEGEQIGPEDASRMMGIPGIPTTAMPALLDSLDAKHSKVYLIGEDTGWPGLSTQLKQILGDSGVIAPRGGRRGGGGGGGAAGGRAGGRSAAPAPNPAMGDYFAISTAMNQARARKTDAEIALLRKAAEISVEGHKAAMRMVFPGVYEYQIRGVFEGTIFGLGAERYGYPSIVGAGADATYLHYSADTMQSKAGDAVVMDAAADYHGYSADVTRTFPVSGKFSPEQKIIYEAVLAAQTAAAATVHPGSTSAQENAAANLELQKGLVKAGLIDSIGAMYEAEGGRKVTQLSLFYFHGLGHGLGLNVHDPIYTESGAYVKNSIFTIEPGLYVRPMSLQMVPDVPGNAAFRARLAKAMPKYSGIGTRIEDDFVVTDRGVVCLSCGAPHSLAEVEAVAGKNPLKH from the coding sequence GTGAATCTCCCGAACCGCCGCCTCGCGGTCGCCGCAATGCTGTTTACCGCCTCCCTCGCTTCCCTCGCGCCGCTCGGGACAGGCCGCCTCGCCGCCCAGCTTCCCGCCGCCGATCACGCCGCCAAACGGCAGACGGTGATCGACGCGATGACCTCCGACGGAATCCTCTTCGTCGAGGGCTCCGGGAATCCGACGCGCGAAGACCAGGACTTCATGCAGTCGCAGAACTTCCAGGCGCTCACCGGCGTGCTGCAGCCCGGGTCGGCGCTGATCATCTGGAAGAAGGGCGGCACCGTCGGACAGCGGATCGTCGTTCCGCCAAAGCCGGCGTACGCCTGGGAAGGGGAGCAGATCGGTCCCGAGGATGCGTCGCGGATGATGGGAATCCCCGGCATTCCGACCACCGCGATGCCGGCGCTGCTTGATTCACTGGATGCGAAACACTCCAAGGTCTATCTCATTGGCGAAGACACCGGCTGGCCCGGTCTCTCCACGCAGCTGAAGCAGATTCTTGGCGATTCCGGCGTGATCGCGCCGCGCGGTGGACGTCGCGGCGGCGGCGGGGGCGGCGGAGCAGCCGGGGGGCGTGCCGGTGGTCGCAGTGCAGCACCAGCGCCGAATCCGGCGATGGGCGATTACTTCGCGATCAGCACCGCGATGAACCAGGCGCGCGCCCGGAAGACCGATGCCGAGATCGCGCTGCTCAGGAAGGCGGCCGAGATTTCCGTCGAAGGTCACAAGGCCGCAATGCGGATGGTCTTCCCCGGCGTCTACGAGTATCAGATTCGCGGTGTCTTCGAAGGAACCATCTTCGGGCTCGGCGCCGAGCGGTACGGCTATCCGTCGATCGTCGGCGCGGGAGCCGACGCGACCTACCTCCACTACAGCGCCGACACGATGCAGTCGAAGGCCGGCGACGCGGTGGTGATGGATGCCGCCGCGGATTATCACGGTTATTCCGCCGACGTGACGCGCACCTTCCCGGTGAGCGGCAAGTTCTCGCCCGAGCAGAAGATCATCTACGAAGCGGTCCTCGCCGCGCAGACGGCGGCCGCGGCGACGGTGCATCCGGGATCGACGTCGGCGCAGGAAAACGCCGCGGCGAATCTCGAACTGCAGAAGGGGCTGGTGAAGGCGGGGCTGATCGATTCGATCGGTGCGATGTACGAAGCGGAAGGTGGCCGCAAGGTCACGCAGCTGTCGCTCTTCTATTTCCACGGCCTCGGACACGGCCTCGGCCTCAACGTGCACGACCCGATCTACACCGAGAGCGGCGCGTACGTGAAGAATTCGATCTTCACCATCGAGCCGGGATTGTACGTGCGGCCGATGAGCCTGCAGATGGTACCGGATGTCCCGGGGAACGCGGCGTTCCGCGCTCGGCTCGCGAAGGCGATGCCGAAGTATTCGGGAATCGGTACCCGGATCGAGGACGATTTCGTGGTGACCGATCGCGGCGTCGTCTGTCTGTCGTGCGGTGCGCCGCATTCGCTGGCGGAAGTGGAAGCGGTGGCGGGGAAGAATCCGCTCAAGCATTAG
- a CDS encoding SGNH/GDSL hydrolase family protein, giving the protein MTTRREFLQATAATAAASALPAGTLSASVAVDASATIVFQGDSITDCGRNRKAAAANDPGALGTGYPLLLTSRLREEQPKSDYQCFNRGVSGNIVADLAARWQSDTLDLKPGLLSILIGVNDVWHTLGKTPAADVVSGYESGYAALLAQTKRALPQVKLVVLEPFVLHTGAVTDAWFPEFDQLRAASRRVADRAGARFVPLHEMFQRRAAKSSAAYWASDGVHPTAAGHEAIADAWMQAVKI; this is encoded by the coding sequence ATGACGACTCGACGCGAATTCCTGCAGGCGACGGCGGCCACCGCGGCGGCAAGCGCTTTGCCCGCCGGCACGCTCTCGGCGAGTGTTGCCGTCGATGCCTCCGCCACGATCGTCTTCCAGGGCGATTCGATCACCGATTGCGGCCGCAACCGCAAGGCGGCGGCAGCAAACGATCCCGGTGCGCTCGGTACCGGCTATCCGCTGCTGCTGACCAGCCGGCTCCGTGAGGAGCAACCGAAGAGTGACTATCAGTGCTTCAATCGCGGCGTGAGCGGAAACATCGTCGCCGATCTCGCGGCGCGGTGGCAGAGCGACACTCTCGATCTCAAGCCTGGGCTGCTGTCCATCCTGATCGGCGTCAATGACGTCTGGCACACACTGGGAAAGACGCCGGCGGCCGATGTCGTGAGCGGATACGAATCGGGATACGCGGCGCTCCTCGCGCAGACGAAGCGCGCGCTGCCGCAGGTGAAGCTGGTGGTGCTCGAACCGTTCGTGCTGCACACCGGTGCGGTGACCGATGCGTGGTTTCCGGAGTTCGACCAACTCCGCGCAGCATCCCGCCGAGTCGCCGATCGCGCCGGTGCGCGCTTCGTGCCGCTCCACGAGATGTTCCAGCGCCGAGCGGCGAAGAGCAGCGCGGCATACTGGGCATCGGACGGAGTGCATCCGACGGCGGCGGGACACGAGGCGATCGCTGATGCATGGATGCAGGCGGTGAAGATCTGA
- a CDS encoding VOC family protein, whose translation MTVKRMDNVGIVVESLDVAIAFFTELGLTLEGRTTVEGEWAGRVTGLHPMRVEIALMRTPDGHSRLELSRFLTPAVAEDHRIAPVNALGYLRVMFTVSDLDDTLARLRRHGAQLVDEVVQYENVYRLCYIRGPEGLLIGLAEEIGAAV comes from the coding sequence ATGACCGTCAAACGGATGGACAATGTCGGCATCGTGGTCGAGTCGCTCGACGTTGCCATCGCCTTCTTCACGGAACTTGGCCTGACGCTCGAAGGGCGCACGACAGTCGAAGGAGAATGGGCCGGCCGCGTCACCGGACTGCACCCGATGCGTGTCGAGATCGCGTTGATGCGGACTCCCGACGGGCATTCCCGGCTCGAACTCTCCCGCTTCCTCACCCCTGCCGTTGCTGAGGATCACCGGATCGCTCCGGTCAACGCGCTGGGCTACCTGCGGGTCATGTTCACCGTCAGTGACCTCGACGACACCCTCGCCAGACTCCGCAGGCATGGAGCGCAGCTGGTCGACGAGGTTGTCCAGTATGAAAACGTTTATCGGCTCTGCTACATCCGCGGTCCCGAAGGGCTGCTGATCGGGCTTGCGGAGGAGATCGGGGCCGCCGTATGA
- a CDS encoding DUF1080 domain-containing protein has product MPSAIRLSLLLTTVLAAGAVAQTPNPNPVPKDPSQWPQHSRTRPAPPVVTPGPYLGPQAPPSDAIVLFAGSSLDNWRSADTTKGMKAAPWKVENGDIVVAPGTGDIATKRGFGNMQLHIEWSAPNPPHGEDQDRGNSGVFLMSTYEIQVLDSYHAATYPDGQAAAIYGEVPPMVNAMRPPGEWQVYDIVFHRPHFDAAGRVTQPARVTVIHNGVLVQDNMTILGPTTNGHRSAYLKHADRMPLQLQDHNHPVRYRNIWVRELPDDGS; this is encoded by the coding sequence ATGCCGTCCGCCATCCGACTCTCGCTGCTGCTCACCACCGTCCTCGCCGCCGGCGCCGTGGCCCAGACCCCGAATCCCAACCCGGTCCCCAAGGACCCGTCGCAGTGGCCGCAACATTCGCGGACCCGCCCGGCACCTCCGGTCGTGACACCGGGCCCGTACCTCGGCCCGCAGGCGCCGCCATCCGACGCGATCGTCCTCTTCGCCGGGAGCTCGCTCGACAACTGGCGCTCCGCCGATACCACCAAGGGGATGAAGGCGGCACCGTGGAAAGTGGAGAACGGTGACATCGTCGTCGCCCCCGGCACCGGTGACATCGCAACCAAACGCGGCTTCGGTAATATGCAGCTGCACATCGAGTGGTCGGCGCCGAATCCGCCGCACGGTGAGGATCAGGATCGCGGCAACAGCGGCGTCTTCCTGATGAGCACCTACGAAATCCAGGTCCTCGACTCCTACCACGCCGCCACCTATCCCGACGGCCAGGCCGCCGCGATCTACGGCGAGGTCCCGCCGATGGTCAACGCGATGCGCCCGCCGGGCGAGTGGCAGGTGTATGACATCGTCTTCCATCGTCCGCACTTCGACGCCGCGGGGAGGGTCACGCAGCCGGCCCGCGTCACGGTGATCCACAACGGTGTCCTGGTTCAGGACAACATGACCATCCTCGGCCCCACGACCAACGGCCATCGCTCGGCATATCTCAAGCACGCCGACCGGATGCCGCTCCAGTTGCAGGACCACAATCATCCGGTCCGTTACCGCAACATCTGGGTGCGCGAACTTCCGGACGATGGGAGCTGA
- a CDS encoding creatininase family protein: MGADTPWILGHTTWSTVRDAKYDVAVLPWGATEAHNFHLPYATDVVEAEAVARESAHLAWDRGARVVVLPAIPFGVNTGQLDIPLCINMNPATQAALLRDVADSVSRAGVRKLVIVNSHGGNDFRQMIRELQPSTDLFLCTLNWWTTVDASKYFDEPGDHAGELETSVMLHLAAEQVLPLDQAGDGAARRFTVAALREGWAWAPRKWTAVTDDTGVGNPRAATADKGERFFAAASQRIAGFLVELAAADPAALYQ; encoded by the coding sequence ATGGGAGCTGACACTCCCTGGATTCTCGGGCACACCACGTGGAGCACCGTTCGCGACGCGAAGTACGACGTCGCCGTGCTCCCGTGGGGCGCCACCGAGGCGCACAACTTCCATCTTCCCTACGCCACTGACGTCGTCGAGGCCGAGGCCGTCGCCCGCGAGTCGGCACACCTCGCCTGGGATCGCGGCGCCCGCGTCGTGGTCCTTCCGGCTATTCCCTTTGGCGTGAACACCGGGCAGCTCGACATTCCGCTCTGCATCAACATGAATCCGGCCACGCAGGCGGCACTTCTCCGCGATGTCGCCGACTCCGTCTCGCGGGCCGGGGTGCGGAAACTGGTGATCGTCAATAGCCACGGCGGGAACGATTTTCGCCAGATGATTCGAGAATTGCAGCCATCGACCGATCTTTTCCTTTGTACCCTCAACTGGTGGACCACGGTCGATGCCAGCAAATACTTCGACGAGCCCGGCGATCACGCCGGCGAACTCGAGACCAGCGTAATGCTTCACCTGGCGGCGGAGCAGGTCCTTCCGCTCGACCAGGCGGGAGATGGCGCGGCGCGGCGTTTCACCGTCGCGGCACTCCGTGAGGGGTGGGCGTGGGCACCGAGGAAGTGGACGGCGGTGACCGACGACACCGGCGTCGGGAATCCGCGCGCAGCCACCGCCGACAAGGGGGAGCGCTTTTTCGCGGCCGCAAGCCAGCGGATCGCCGGCTTCCTCGTCGAACTCGCCGCCGCCGATCCGGCAGCACTCTATCAATAG
- a CDS encoding amidohydrolase family protein: MPLSLRAPAAAIATLVCAAPISLAAQRHVPATYAITGARIVPVSGPVIDKGTVVIRDGIITAVGSSVATPADARVIDGNGLSVYPGLIDAYTSLAQTSAANAAAAATAAAGRGGRGGGATTTTARAEAAPNSNYVTGLRPEVDVVNELEIDPAEFDAAHSAGVTTAVTAVPNGIFRGAAAVIDLDGDSVSDIVLKGGVAQSIGFSRGGGGFGGGGGGRGGYPGTLFGAFASLRQELLDAQHYRDVKAAYLKNPRGVKRPAYDASLEALQPVISHDEPVILQANTEREIIRALDLAKEFNLKAGIAGGAQAYLVADRLAAEHVPVILTLNFPRAGAGGATGGRGGGGGGGGRGGASADDPEPLRMLRDRVMAPKGPAILAKAGVRFAFTSGADYTDMLANVRKAIAAGLPADEALRAMTVNPADLFNLSDRIGTIETGKIANLTITKGDLLAADGHVSQLFVDGAPVDIPAAPVNAGGSAGGRGGRPGADVSGRWSVNVTVDGVEHTVTLFLRQDEDRLYGVVEGDLGSSDILSGEVDWDGTFAFTATLSFLEGTADAEFDGALDRTGMHGSLSAEDHNTGSFAGSHAN, encoded by the coding sequence ATGCCCCTCTCGCTCCGCGCCCCCGCGGCGGCGATCGCGACGCTCGTCTGCGCCGCCCCCATTTCTCTCGCCGCCCAACGGCACGTCCCCGCAACCTACGCCATCACCGGCGCCCGCATCGTCCCCGTCTCGGGGCCGGTGATCGACAAAGGCACCGTGGTGATCCGCGACGGGATCATCACCGCCGTGGGTAGCTCAGTCGCCACGCCCGCCGACGCCCGCGTGATCGACGGGAACGGCCTCTCGGTCTACCCCGGCCTCATCGACGCTTACACCTCGCTCGCGCAGACCAGCGCCGCCAACGCCGCCGCTGCGGCAACTGCTGCCGCCGGTCGCGGTGGACGCGGTGGTGGCGCAACGACGACGACAGCGCGCGCGGAGGCGGCGCCGAATTCGAATTACGTGACGGGGCTCAGGCCGGAAGTCGACGTGGTGAATGAACTCGAGATCGACCCCGCCGAATTCGACGCGGCGCATTCCGCCGGCGTCACCACCGCCGTGACCGCGGTCCCCAACGGGATCTTCCGCGGTGCCGCGGCGGTGATCGACCTCGACGGCGATTCGGTTTCCGACATCGTCCTCAAGGGAGGCGTGGCGCAGAGCATCGGCTTCTCACGCGGCGGCGGCGGTTTCGGCGGCGGCGGCGGCGGTCGCGGAGGATATCCCGGTACGCTCTTCGGTGCGTTCGCGTCACTGCGCCAGGAACTGCTCGACGCGCAGCACTATCGCGACGTGAAGGCGGCGTATCTCAAGAATCCGCGCGGGGTCAAGCGTCCCGCCTACGACGCGTCGCTCGAAGCGCTGCAGCCGGTGATCTCGCACGACGAGCCGGTGATCCTGCAGGCGAACACCGAACGTGAAATCATCCGCGCCCTCGATCTCGCCAAGGAATTCAATCTCAAGGCGGGAATCGCCGGCGGCGCACAGGCGTATCTCGTCGCCGATCGGCTCGCAGCGGAGCACGTGCCGGTGATCCTTACCCTCAACTTCCCGCGCGCCGGGGCCGGTGGCGCAACAGGCGGTCGAGGTGGCGGCGGTGGTGGAGGCGGGCGCGGCGGTGCCAGCGCCGACGATCCTGAGCCGCTCCGCATGCTGCGCGATCGGGTGATGGCTCCGAAAGGCCCTGCGATTCTCGCCAAGGCCGGCGTGCGCTTCGCCTTCACGTCCGGCGCCGACTACACCGACATGCTCGCCAACGTGCGCAAGGCGATCGCCGCCGGCCTTCCGGCCGACGAAGCGCTGCGCGCAATGACGGTGAATCCCGCCGATCTCTTCAATCTCTCCGACCGGATCGGGACGATCGAAACCGGGAAGATCGCGAATCTCACGATCACCAAGGGCGATCTCCTCGCTGCCGACGGTCACGTGTCGCAGCTCTTTGTCGACGGCGCCCCGGTCGATATTCCCGCTGCACCGGTCAACGCCGGCGGTTCAGCTGGTGGACGCGGTGGTCGCCCCGGCGCCGATGTCAGCGGCCGGTGGAGCGTCAACGTGACGGTCGACGGCGTCGAGCACACCGTCACCCTCTTCCTCCGCCAGGATGAAGACCGCCTCTACGGCGTTGTCGAAGGCGATCTCGGCTCCAGCGACATCCTCAGCGGCGAAGTCGACTGGGACGGAACCTTCGCCTTCACCGCGACGCTGTCGTTCCTCGAGGGAACCGCGGATGCCGAGTTCGACGGAGCGCTCGATCGCACCGGGATGCACGGCTCGCTCTCGGCCGAAGACCACAACACCGGCTCGTTCGCCGGTTCACACGCGAACTGA
- a CDS encoding helix-turn-helix domain-containing protein produces the protein MATKSRHYDELAESIRQMHAIERGTMAPGRSYTAADVLGPERTALIEARQRTGMSQAEMATAMGVSKRTLQDWEQGRRKPTGAARILIMVARRHPSVVREAAEAYSAPAKPAAPKQKPRKKTATRRR, from the coding sequence ATGGCAACGAAAAGCAGGCACTATGACGAGCTGGCGGAGAGCATTCGCCAGATGCATGCGATCGAGCGCGGCACGATGGCGCCCGGGCGAAGCTACACCGCAGCGGACGTTCTCGGACCGGAACGCACCGCGTTGATCGAGGCTCGGCAACGCACGGGGATGTCGCAAGCCGAGATGGCAACGGCAATGGGCGTGAGCAAGCGGACGCTGCAGGACTGGGAGCAGGGGCGCCGAAAGCCAACGGGTGCCGCCCGAATCCTCATCATGGTCGCTCGACGTCACCCGTCGGTTGTGCGCGAGGCGGCAGAGGCGTATTCCGCACCAGCGAAACCGGCGGCACCAAAACAGAAACCCCGAAAGAAGACCGCGACTCGCCGGCGATAG
- a CDS encoding DUF5916 domain-containing protein, with the protein MATGVGVLPIPLQAQVNATAPAISAAPLRGTIHLDGRLDEPAWEAAAPFTAFIQRDPDGGAAPTERTMVRVLISYDAIYIGARMFDSDASTIRASLARRDADSASDRLTVRIDSRHDRRTAFIFEVNPRGVRRDGLTSGADIDDYSPDPVWQAATSIDHDGWTAEIRIPLSQLRYSRNSAQWGIQFLRFIRRKQEQDVFAYAPKTEQDGVSRYGTLTGLDGIGSGHPVEVTPYVTSQGEYAPAPAGDPFSSGHDYTGNAGADIRYGVGSNLNLDATINPDFGQVEVDPSVVNLSAAETFYPEKRPFFLEESNLFGFGQINTYAAAGYPSIFYSRRIGRAPQGTLGDANAVFTTAPAQTAIPFAAKLTGKSANGWAIAALDAVTQPESGSIEEAGGQRFRQEIEPLTNYNVTRVQHEDAAGNTTVGGLFTSVDRRLGDSSLAATLRSSAYVGGVDVSHYWAHRSWVVDAFLTGSRVTGSAAAIAATQRSSAHYMQRPDARNFSFDSTRTSLDGYNAVMALSKVGGGHWHGDIAAQDMSVGYEVNDLGFEVLTGKRALTADVGYSDYRSGALFQNYQLDLASIQEWNYDGDHVTKLEQLTANMRLRNFWQVNAIVGYQPTVVDDRLTRGGPLALTPAQTMLQGTLSFDPRKSAYQAGITGMYMGWPQNFMWQIGPSLTLNPAASVQIRLSPTYAVAHNAAQYVQTVPDPTATTTYGSRYVFATLDQKTVSLDSRIDWAVTRDLTVQLYAQPFVSAGTFAGFEQLAAPRTYDFDLYGRDVGIMVRNGGTVTVDPDGSGPAPSFDVADPTFNLRSARVNLVLRWEYRPGSTLYLVWQQNRSETAAIGDFSWSRDLGRAFAAPATNILEVKATYRLTL; encoded by the coding sequence ATGGCAACGGGCGTCGGTGTGCTGCCGATCCCGCTCCAGGCACAGGTGAACGCAACAGCGCCAGCGATCAGCGCGGCACCGCTCCGCGGCACCATTCATCTCGACGGCCGGCTTGACGAACCGGCGTGGGAAGCGGCGGCCCCGTTCACCGCCTTCATTCAGCGCGATCCCGACGGCGGCGCGGCGCCGACCGAGCGGACGATGGTCCGGGTGCTCATCTCGTACGACGCCATTTACATCGGCGCCCGGATGTTCGACTCGGACGCCTCCACCATTCGCGCCTCGCTGGCGCGGCGGGATGCCGACAGCGCGAGCGACCGCCTGACCGTTCGCATCGACTCGCGCCATGATCGTCGCACCGCGTTCATCTTCGAGGTCAATCCTCGCGGCGTGCGGCGCGACGGTCTCACCTCCGGGGCCGACATTGACGATTACTCGCCCGATCCGGTGTGGCAGGCGGCCACGTCGATCGATCACGACGGCTGGACCGCCGAAATCCGCATTCCCCTTTCCCAGCTTCGGTACAGCAGGAACTCCGCGCAGTGGGGGATTCAATTCCTTCGGTTCATCAGAAGGAAGCAGGAACAGGATGTCTTTGCGTATGCCCCCAAGACCGAACAGGATGGCGTGAGCCGCTACGGCACCCTTACCGGACTCGACGGGATTGGGAGCGGGCACCCGGTCGAGGTCACGCCCTACGTCACGAGCCAGGGGGAATACGCACCGGCGCCGGCCGGAGATCCATTCAGTTCCGGTCATGACTACACCGGCAACGCCGGTGCCGACATTCGCTACGGCGTCGGCAGCAATCTCAATCTCGACGCCACCATCAATCCGGATTTCGGACAGGTCGAAGTCGATCCGAGTGTCGTCAATCTCTCCGCCGCTGAAACCTTCTATCCCGAGAAGCGACCGTTCTTTCTGGAAGAGAGCAACCTCTTCGGGTTCGGCCAGATCAATACGTACGCCGCGGCCGGGTACCCGTCGATCTTCTATTCGCGACGGATCGGCAGGGCGCCGCAGGGAACGCTTGGCGATGCCAACGCCGTCTTCACGACCGCGCCGGCCCAGACGGCGATTCCCTTCGCCGCCAAGCTCACCGGCAAGAGTGCCAACGGTTGGGCGATCGCGGCGCTCGACGCCGTGACGCAGCCGGAATCAGGATCGATTGAGGAGGCCGGTGGACAACGGTTCCGGCAGGAGATCGAGCCGCTCACCAACTACAACGTCACCCGGGTGCAGCACGAGGACGCAGCGGGCAATACCACCGTTGGGGGGCTCTTCACGTCGGTCGATCGCCGGCTCGGCGATTCTTCGCTCGCCGCCACCCTGCGGTCGAGCGCATACGTTGGCGGAGTGGACGTAAGCCATTACTGGGCGCACCGATCGTGGGTCGTGGATGCGTTCCTGACCGGGAGCCGTGTCACCGGCTCCGCGGCGGCCATTGCCGCGACCCAGCGATCGAGCGCCCACTACATGCAGCGCCCTGACGCGAGGAATTTTTCCTTCGATTCGACCCGCACGTCGCTCGATGGCTACAACGCGGTGATGGCACTGTCCAAGGTCGGCGGAGGACACTGGCATGGTGACATCGCGGCGCAGGATATGAGCGTCGGGTACGAAGTGAACGATCTCGGCTTCGAGGTGCTCACCGGAAAACGTGCACTCACCGCCGATGTCGGGTATTCCGACTATCGCTCCGGCGCGCTCTTCCAGAATTACCAGCTCGACCTCGCGTCGATCCAGGAGTGGAACTACGACGGGGATCACGTCACCAAGCTGGAACAGCTTACCGCCAACATGCGCCTCCGGAATTTCTGGCAGGTGAACGCCATCGTCGGCTATCAGCCAACCGTGGTCGACGACCGACTCACGCGCGGGGGACCGCTCGCGCTCACGCCGGCACAGACGATGCTGCAGGGGACACTGTCGTTCGATCCCCGCAAGTCCGCATATCAGGCGGGGATCACCGGGATGTACATGGGGTGGCCGCAGAATTTCATGTGGCAGATCGGGCCGAGCCTCACGCTCAATCCCGCGGCAAGCGTGCAGATCCGGTTGTCGCCGACCTACGCCGTGGCGCACAACGCCGCGCAATACGTGCAGACCGTTCCCGACCCGACCGCGACGACGACATATGGATCACGCTATGTCTTCGCGACCCTCGACCAGAAGACGGTGAGTCTCGATTCGCGCATCGATTGGGCGGTGACCCGCGACCTGACGGTGCAGCTCTACGCTCAGCCGTTCGTGTCGGCGGGGACGTTCGCCGGGTTCGAGCAGCTCGCCGCGCCCCGTACCTATGACTTTGATCTCTACGGCCGCGACGTCGGGATCATGGTGCGAAACGGCGGGACGGTCACTGTTGACCCCGACGGGAGTGGCCCGGCGCCGTCATTCGACGTTGCCGATCCGACCTTCAATCTGCGGTCGGCGCGCGTCAACCTGGTACTCCGCTGGGAGTACCGCCCGGGGTCGACGCTCTATCTGGTGTGGCAGCAGAATCGCAGCGAGACCGCTGCAATCGGCGACTTCTCCTGGTCGCGCGATCTCGGCCGCGCCTTCGCGGCCCCGGCAACGAACATCCTCGAGGTGAAAGCGACGTACCGGTTGACGCTCTGA